In Gemmata obscuriglobus, a single genomic region encodes these proteins:
- a CDS encoding acyl-CoA carboxylase subunit beta, with amino-acid sequence MTRAELASDEAAIRLGGGAKAIDRQHEKGRLTARERIAKLLDPGTELFELGLWAGWGLYAEYGGAPAAGVVTGLGTVAGRRVMVIANDATVKAGAFFPMTCKKVLRAQRIATENRLPLVYLVDSAGVFLPLQDEVFPDEDDFGRIFRNNAVISGAGIPQFAAIMGNCVAGGGYLPVLCDVLLMTEGSGLYLAGPALVRAAIGQVVDSEALGGAKMHAAVSGTIDYREPNDPACLERLRRLIGALPPDKTSHSVSAAPGGEDPWEAFTKPEYDVRGLLALLLDEATPFDEYKAEYGQTVVCGWGKLGGQTVGVVANQKTRVKAASGPVQFGGVLYVDSAEKAARFVMDCNQLRVPILFVQNVNGFMVGRESEESGIIKAGAKLVNAISNSVVPKLTLITGGSYGAGNYALCGKAFDPRFIFAWPNAQYAVMGGNQAASTLLDVQVQALKRAGKEPDAAELAALRDRVKADYDKQTDIRYAAARLWVDAIVRPEGTRDALLTALAVVTRYDDGRPFQTGVFQV; translated from the coding sequence ATGACACGCGCCGAACTCGCCTCCGACGAAGCCGCGATCCGCCTCGGCGGCGGCGCCAAAGCCATCGACCGGCAGCACGAGAAAGGGCGGCTGACCGCCCGCGAGCGAATCGCGAAGCTGCTCGATCCGGGGACCGAACTCTTCGAACTGGGCCTCTGGGCCGGGTGGGGCCTGTACGCCGAGTACGGCGGCGCGCCGGCCGCCGGAGTGGTTACGGGCCTCGGCACCGTGGCCGGGCGCAGGGTCATGGTGATTGCGAACGACGCCACGGTGAAGGCCGGCGCGTTCTTCCCGATGACGTGCAAAAAGGTGCTCCGCGCCCAGCGCATCGCCACCGAGAACCGGCTCCCGCTCGTGTACCTGGTGGACTCCGCGGGCGTATTCTTGCCCCTCCAGGACGAGGTGTTCCCCGACGAGGACGACTTCGGGCGCATCTTCCGTAACAACGCCGTGATCTCCGGCGCGGGCATCCCGCAGTTCGCCGCGATCATGGGTAACTGCGTCGCGGGCGGCGGCTACCTGCCGGTCCTGTGCGACGTGCTGCTCATGACCGAGGGGAGCGGCCTGTACCTCGCCGGGCCGGCGCTCGTGAGAGCCGCGATCGGCCAGGTCGTCGATTCCGAAGCGCTCGGCGGCGCGAAGATGCACGCCGCCGTCAGCGGGACGATCGATTACCGCGAACCCAACGACCCCGCCTGCCTCGAACGGCTGCGCCGACTGATCGGCGCGCTTCCGCCCGACAAGACATCTCATTCCGTAAGCGCGGCACCCGGCGGCGAAGACCCGTGGGAGGCGTTTACGAAGCCCGAGTACGACGTGCGCGGGCTGCTCGCTTTGCTCCTTGATGAGGCGACACCGTTTGATGAATACAAGGCGGAATACGGCCAGACGGTTGTGTGCGGCTGGGGCAAACTCGGCGGCCAAACGGTCGGCGTCGTCGCGAACCAGAAGACGCGGGTGAAGGCGGCGTCCGGCCCGGTGCAGTTCGGCGGGGTGCTCTACGTCGATTCGGCGGAAAAGGCGGCGCGGTTCGTGATGGACTGCAACCAGCTCCGCGTTCCGATTCTGTTCGTCCAGAACGTCAACGGGTTTATGGTGGGCCGGGAGTCCGAGGAGAGCGGGATCATCAAGGCCGGGGCGAAGCTGGTGAACGCGATCTCCAACAGCGTGGTGCCCAAACTCACGCTGATCACCGGCGGCAGCTACGGGGCCGGGAACTACGCGCTGTGCGGCAAGGCGTTCGACCCGCGGTTCATCTTCGCGTGGCCGAACGCGCAGTACGCGGTGATGGGCGGGAACCAGGCTGCGAGCACGCTGCTCGACGTTCAGGTTCAGGCGCTGAAGCGCGCCGGGAAAGAGCCCGACGCCGCGGAACTGGCCGCCCTGCGCGATCGCGTGAAGGCCGACTACGACAAGCAAACCGATATCCGGTATGCCGCCGCACGCCTTTGGGTCGACGCAATTGTGCGCCCCGAGGGCACCCGGGACGCGCTGCTGACGGCGTTAGCCGTCGTGACGCGCTACGACGACGGGCGGCCGTTCCAGACCGGTGTGTTTCAGGTGTGA
- a CDS encoding YbaB/EbfC family nucleoid-associated protein has translation MFKGLGAMMSLLGNQGKIQEEVQKFQTQVGQITAEASSGAGYVTVKVNGKMEVLSVRISEEAMKLNDREMLEDLISAATNQALTKVRQQLAEESAKMAANIGLPPGMLGGGFPGLGG, from the coding sequence ATGTTTAAGGGACTCGGCGCGATGATGAGCCTCCTGGGCAACCAGGGGAAGATTCAGGAAGAGGTTCAGAAGTTCCAAACCCAGGTGGGCCAGATCACCGCGGAAGCGTCGTCGGGCGCCGGGTACGTCACCGTGAAGGTGAACGGCAAGATGGAGGTGCTGAGCGTCCGCATCTCCGAAGAGGCGATGAAGCTCAACGACCGCGAGATGCTCGAAGATCTGATCTCCGCCGCGACCAACCAGGCGCTCACGAAAGTACGCCAGCAGTTGGCCGAGGAGAGCGCAAAGATGGCGGCCAACATCGGGCTGCCGCCCGGGATGCTCGGCGGCGGGTTCCCCGGGCTCGGCGGGTGA
- the dnaX gene encoding DNA polymerase III subunit gamma/tau, whose protein sequence is MAKSKPTEHAPDDTPAYTVVARRYRPQQFSELIGQEHVAGALVNALKSGRVAHAYLFTGARGVGKTSAARILAKALNCLKTDKATPTPCDECDSCRAVMTGDDVDVLEIDGASNNKVEEVRDLRQNVGFRPARGRYKIYIIDEVHMLSTSAFNALLKTLEEPPEHVKFILATTEVQKIPITILSRCQRFDFAHVGPGKIFEQLKRIVEREGHQADDDALRLVARRAAGSMRDSQSLLDQLLASSSGTLTAGQVTAVLGTAGDDRVIELAKAILANDPKTALDRIAEWVERGLQIGELIDQVVEYWRALMLVSCGGPDVRELPVSPNQHEAIRTQAKAVSLDTVLAGLEILTATKARMRGTPHVQVLLEMAVVRLCRLPDLRSLSQLVQAVSQPGVQFVASAASNGNPPPARPQPTPAAPLASEAAKKNGTPATAGRPSENGSSSVPAEVTATPLSDATVQTVWDRFFRYATEKYPILSQHLRYASSYAIFGPNALAVRFPTSYANAKKECEGEASLARFQDALKRVTGQPVSIRFELDRSPNAQPLAGPQSAAVAAPTERKRSLGSLPMFKKAHEVFGAQIWHVDDDFNPAAVHKPAAPKIDDDEEEETATEEV, encoded by the coding sequence ATGGCGAAGTCGAAGCCGACAGAACACGCCCCCGACGACACGCCCGCGTACACCGTGGTCGCGCGCCGGTACCGGCCGCAACAGTTCTCCGAACTGATCGGGCAGGAGCACGTCGCCGGCGCCCTCGTGAACGCGCTGAAGTCGGGCCGGGTCGCTCACGCGTACCTCTTCACCGGGGCGCGCGGCGTCGGCAAGACCAGCGCCGCGCGTATTCTGGCCAAAGCCCTGAACTGCTTGAAGACCGATAAGGCCACGCCAACCCCTTGCGACGAGTGCGACAGTTGCCGCGCCGTCATGACCGGCGACGACGTGGACGTGCTCGAGATCGACGGCGCCAGCAACAACAAGGTCGAAGAGGTCCGCGACCTGCGCCAGAACGTCGGCTTCCGGCCCGCCCGGGGGCGGTACAAGATTTACATCATCGACGAAGTCCACATGCTCTCCACGTCGGCGTTCAACGCGCTGCTCAAAACGCTGGAGGAGCCGCCCGAACACGTCAAGTTCATCCTCGCGACCACCGAGGTGCAGAAGATCCCGATCACGATCCTGTCTCGGTGCCAGCGGTTCGATTTCGCACACGTCGGCCCCGGCAAGATCTTCGAGCAGCTCAAGCGAATCGTGGAGCGGGAAGGGCACCAGGCCGATGACGACGCCCTGCGGCTCGTCGCGCGCCGGGCCGCCGGCTCGATGCGCGACTCGCAGTCGCTGCTCGATCAGCTCCTCGCCTCGTCGAGCGGAACGCTGACCGCGGGGCAGGTGACCGCGGTGCTCGGCACCGCCGGCGACGATCGCGTGATCGAACTGGCCAAGGCGATCCTGGCCAACGACCCGAAAACGGCCCTCGACCGTATCGCGGAATGGGTCGAACGCGGCTTGCAGATCGGGGAACTGATCGACCAGGTGGTGGAATACTGGCGGGCGCTGATGCTGGTGAGCTGCGGCGGCCCCGACGTGCGTGAGCTGCCCGTTTCCCCCAACCAGCACGAGGCGATTCGTACTCAAGCGAAGGCGGTTTCGCTCGATACTGTCCTTGCGGGTCTGGAAATCCTCACGGCGACAAAAGCTCGAATGCGAGGCACCCCGCACGTCCAGGTGCTGCTCGAAATGGCGGTGGTGCGGCTGTGTCGTCTCCCCGATTTGCGCTCGCTCTCGCAACTGGTGCAAGCCGTTTCGCAACCGGGGGTACAGTTCGTTGCAAGTGCCGCTTCCAACGGCAATCCTCCGCCGGCACGCCCGCAGCCCACACCCGCCGCGCCACTGGCGAGCGAGGCGGCAAAAAAAAACGGGACACCGGCGACGGCGGGGCGCCCGAGTGAAAACGGCTCTAGTTCTGTCCCTGCCGAAGTTACAGCGACGCCGCTGAGCGATGCGACCGTTCAGACCGTTTGGGATCGTTTCTTCCGCTACGCAACCGAGAAGTATCCTATCCTGTCTCAGCACTTGAGATATGCAAGTTCATATGCAATTTTTGGGCCAAATGCCCTGGCGGTCCGTTTTCCGACAAGCTATGCTAATGCCAAGAAGGAATGCGAGGGCGAAGCGAGCCTCGCGCGGTTTCAGGACGCTCTGAAACGGGTCACCGGGCAACCGGTCTCGATCCGGTTCGAACTCGATCGCAGTCCGAACGCTCAGCCGCTCGCCGGACCGCAGTCGGCCGCCGTTGCCGCGCCAACCGAACGTAAACGCTCGCTCGGATCGCTCCCGATGTTCAAGAAGGCGCACGAAGTGTTCGGCGCCCAGATCTGGCACGTGGACGACGACTTCAACCCGGCGGCGGTCCACAAGCCCGCCGCCCCGAAGATCGACGACGACGAAGAAGAAGAGACCGCCACCGAAGAGGTCTGA
- a CDS encoding NAD-dependent epimerase/dehydratase family protein, producing MTASVETLHSTESFWSGCRACVLGGNGFLGRHIVAALLARGARVRTLSLPGPPDDSHPELETRTGDVTDRAAVRDAMAGARVVFLAAGPVGGGRHAAGVMNAHTAAVDCVLDELPTNARLVLTSSVVAVGAGHGAVLTEDSVFPNSNLKVGYVRAKRAAEDRALAAARRRDLVVVNPGYLFGPNDPGPSVMGRLCVRFWRGNLLLPPPGGINVVDVRDVAVGHLLAAEHGAAGRRYILGGANVTFAELFAGLARAAGLRRAVLPGFRPALPGPALWLLGALGELGARVTGKPSDVSLELARLFRLKWFASSARAEAELGFRVRPLADTLADAFAWHAGRTRVAPRGLNRLWLRTDRSAVPRGPDVAV from the coding sequence TTGACGGCATCTGTGGAAACGCTGCACTCGACTGAGTCGTTTTGGAGCGGCTGCCGGGCGTGTGTGCTTGGCGGGAACGGGTTCCTCGGTCGGCACATCGTGGCGGCGCTGCTCGCGCGTGGGGCGCGGGTCCGCACGCTGTCACTTCCGGGGCCGCCGGACGATTCCCATCCCGAACTCGAAACGCGTACTGGTGATGTCACCGACCGCGCCGCCGTTCGCGATGCGATGGCGGGTGCCCGCGTGGTGTTCCTGGCCGCCGGGCCGGTCGGCGGGGGCCGGCACGCGGCCGGCGTAATGAACGCGCACACCGCCGCAGTTGACTGCGTTCTTGACGAACTGCCGACGAACGCACGGTTGGTACTCACCTCAAGTGTTGTCGCAGTTGGTGCCGGACACGGTGCCGTGCTGACCGAAGACAGTGTGTTCCCCAATAGTAATTTGAAGGTTGGTTACGTCCGAGCGAAGCGCGCGGCCGAGGACCGGGCGTTGGCCGCGGCGCGCCGGCGAGACCTCGTGGTGGTCAACCCCGGCTACCTGTTCGGTCCCAACGACCCCGGGCCGTCGGTCATGGGGCGACTGTGCGTGCGGTTCTGGCGCGGCAACTTGCTGCTCCCGCCCCCCGGCGGGATCAATGTTGTAGACGTGCGCGACGTGGCTGTCGGGCATTTGCTCGCCGCCGAGCACGGGGCTGCCGGCCGGCGGTACATTTTGGGTGGTGCGAACGTGACGTTCGCCGAGCTGTTCGCCGGACTGGCACGCGCCGCCGGGTTGCGGCGCGCGGTCCTGCCGGGTTTCCGCCCGGCGTTGCCGGGGCCGGCGCTGTGGCTCCTCGGCGCGCTGGGAGAGTTGGGCGCGCGGGTCACCGGGAAGCCCTCGGACGTGTCGCTCGAACTGGCCCGGCTCTTCCGCCTCAAGTGGTTCGCGAGTTCCGCGCGCGCGGAGGCCGAACTGGGGTTCCGCGTCCGTCCGCTGGCGGACACGCTGGCCGATGCGTTCGCGTGGCACGCGGGGCGCACCCGCGTCGCGCCCCGCGGGCTGAACCGGCTGTGGCTCCGCACGGACCGGTCGGCAGTACCCCGCGGGCCGGATGTTGCGGTATAA
- a CDS encoding TIGR03067 domain-containing protein: protein MSRFGLLLVLTLLVVGCGQKPKSNPPPPPLQDSGADMAPGAMRKGEEKGEGRGHPHRLMAGTWRAVRDHVTVSVEAMPKLDDDDDFFMVAVYVQNRSPNAAVQFTNWKDPGQVTLKDATGKRYPLVPISALVEKSLRETKTESAPEYGAGPVLPDQARMTFLKFDRAVQSAEYLDLDLDGAPVGFQEPILFRIPKEVLGARTPAQEKAVKDELAKVQGKWRLVSIERDGKRPQPPAGVEAFVTVKGDQWTLTVTNEKGRSECTIRMDPATNPGTFDLIRTIKLENGEPFKIVEKGIYKLEGGTLTVCANQGVERYDPTRPRPTSFQSGGGNSVRVLQRVDK from the coding sequence ATGTCACGTTTTGGTTTGCTGTTAGTGCTCACTCTGTTGGTCGTGGGGTGCGGTCAAAAGCCCAAGTCCAATCCGCCCCCGCCGCCGCTGCAGGACAGCGGGGCCGACATGGCGCCGGGGGCGATGCGCAAGGGCGAGGAAAAGGGCGAGGGGCGCGGGCACCCGCACCGGCTCATGGCCGGAACGTGGCGGGCGGTCCGCGACCACGTTACCGTCTCGGTCGAAGCGATGCCTAAGCTCGATGACGACGACGACTTCTTCATGGTTGCCGTATACGTCCAGAATCGCAGCCCGAACGCGGCGGTCCAGTTCACCAACTGGAAGGACCCGGGGCAGGTCACGCTCAAGGACGCAACGGGCAAGCGGTACCCCCTCGTTCCCATCTCCGCACTTGTCGAGAAGAGTCTGCGCGAGACTAAGACAGAATCGGCGCCTGAGTACGGTGCCGGGCCGGTGCTCCCGGACCAAGCGCGCATGACGTTCCTCAAGTTCGACCGTGCCGTACAGTCCGCCGAGTACCTGGACCTGGACCTGGACGGGGCGCCGGTCGGGTTTCAGGAACCGATCCTGTTTCGCATTCCCAAGGAGGTGCTCGGCGCACGCACCCCGGCCCAGGAGAAAGCGGTCAAGGACGAGCTGGCGAAAGTTCAGGGCAAATGGCGACTCGTCAGCATTGAGCGCGACGGCAAGCGGCCCCAGCCGCCGGCCGGTGTGGAGGCGTTTGTGACGGTGAAAGGGGATCAGTGGACGCTGACGGTTACCAATGAAAAAGGGCGCAGTGAATGTACCATCCGCATGGATCCGGCGACCAATCCGGGCACGTTCGATCTCATCCGAACGATTAAACTCGAAAACGGTGAGCCGTTTAAAATAGTCGAAAAAGGTATTTACAAACTCGAAGGGGGCACACTAACGGTGTGCGCGAATCAGGGCGTCGAGCGTTACGACCCGACGAGACCGCGACCCACCAGCTTCCAATCCGGCGGCGGGAACAGCGTCCGCGTACTTCAGCGGGTCGATAAATAG
- the recR gene encoding recombination mediator RecR, translating to MFVPEPVGVIAGLLEELTKLPGVGPKSAERIAHFLLAGDRRHAVELADALRAVADRVRPCKECFNLTDGELCPICSDPKRDGGLLCVVETPRDVNSFERAGNFRGLYHVLGGRLAPLDGMGPDRLTFTALVERVRRGGVREVILATSPTLEGDGTALLASTVLAQTGVQVTRLARGLPSGSSLELANAQMLAEALDGRRNF from the coding sequence GTGTTCGTGCCTGAGCCTGTCGGGGTCATAGCCGGGCTGCTGGAGGAGCTGACCAAGCTCCCCGGTGTCGGTCCGAAGAGTGCCGAGCGCATCGCGCACTTCCTGCTCGCGGGCGACCGCCGACACGCGGTCGAACTCGCCGACGCGCTCCGAGCCGTCGCGGACCGGGTTCGGCCGTGCAAAGAGTGCTTTAATCTGACCGACGGAGAACTGTGCCCGATTTGTAGCGACCCGAAGCGCGACGGCGGGTTATTGTGTGTGGTGGAGACCCCGCGCGATGTCAACTCGTTCGAGCGGGCGGGCAACTTTCGCGGGCTGTATCACGTGCTCGGCGGGCGGCTCGCCCCGCTCGACGGCATGGGACCGGACCGGCTCACGTTCACCGCACTGGTGGAGCGGGTCCGCCGGGGCGGGGTCCGTGAGGTGATCCTCGCAACCAGTCCGACACTCGAAGGGGACGGCACCGCACTGCTCGCGTCCACGGTACTTGCTCAGACTGGTGTGCAGGTGACGCGATTGGCGCGCGGTTTGCCCAGTGGTAGCTCTCTGGAACTCGCGAACGCACAGATGCTTGCCGAAGCACTCGACGGGCGACGCAACTTCTGA
- the rpoN gene encoding RNA polymerase factor sigma-54, with protein sequence MSGIRLGINLVQRPDLRQVLAPRMIQSMEILQLSITDLQAKIDDALQENPFLELKEKLGETDEPPTDFNPDAPLKHDETGDLEFNRLEELNRDWDDHFNEEHRGSRASLEEEGDRKLEAMANMPDRPPSLQDYLADQIGELDIEEDDRRLARHICSFVDRTGYLGARERANENDDKDTFRTVTLEEIAALYDRLVTPEDVEDVLVHVVQRLEPAGVAARDLKECLLLQVPHDAPHADALRTLIRDHLEDVAYNRIPVIQKATRLEIAAIQEAIEEIHHLDPKPGLKFSDSGTQYVMPDVVVERADDNDYTVRLTDEWVPRIRVSKRVVDMCKRQDLDDKVKDKLRQKLQQADWLVKAVEQRRNTLMKVTKAIIDHQRAFLDFGPEHIQPLKMQQIADQVKVHVTTVSRAVDDKWVQTPRGVFPLKRFFGGGKAKDENDVNSEVVAYEVMKQKLLELVSNEDKANPLSDEELVARLKAGGCPVARRTVTKYRKMLKIPSSRQRKDWSLSGTP encoded by the coding sequence ATGAGCGGTATTCGACTTGGAATAAACCTGGTCCAGCGCCCGGACTTGCGCCAGGTACTGGCTCCGCGCATGATCCAGTCGATGGAAATCCTTCAACTGTCGATTACGGATTTACAAGCCAAGATCGACGACGCCCTCCAAGAGAACCCGTTTCTGGAGCTGAAGGAAAAGCTGGGCGAGACGGACGAGCCGCCGACCGACTTCAACCCCGACGCGCCGCTGAAGCACGACGAGACCGGCGACCTCGAGTTCAACCGGCTCGAAGAGCTGAACCGCGACTGGGACGACCACTTCAACGAGGAGCACCGCGGCAGCCGCGCGTCGCTCGAAGAAGAGGGAGACCGTAAGCTCGAAGCGATGGCCAACATGCCGGACCGGCCGCCGTCGCTTCAGGACTACCTCGCGGACCAGATCGGCGAACTCGACATTGAGGAGGACGACCGCCGGCTCGCGCGACACATTTGCAGCTTCGTGGACCGCACGGGCTACCTGGGCGCCCGCGAGCGGGCGAACGAGAACGACGACAAGGACACGTTCCGCACCGTCACGCTCGAAGAGATCGCGGCGCTGTACGACCGGCTCGTGACGCCCGAAGACGTGGAAGACGTACTGGTCCACGTGGTTCAGAGGCTGGAGCCCGCGGGCGTTGCGGCCCGCGACCTCAAAGAGTGTCTACTGCTCCAGGTGCCGCACGACGCGCCCCACGCCGACGCGCTGCGCACCCTCATCCGCGACCACTTGGAAGATGTCGCGTACAACCGCATCCCGGTGATTCAAAAAGCGACCCGGCTCGAGATCGCGGCCATTCAGGAGGCGATCGAGGAGATTCACCACCTCGATCCCAAGCCGGGCCTGAAGTTCTCGGACTCGGGCACGCAGTACGTCATGCCGGACGTGGTGGTGGAGCGCGCGGACGACAACGATTACACGGTCCGGCTGACGGACGAGTGGGTGCCGCGCATCCGCGTCAGCAAGCGCGTCGTGGACATGTGCAAGCGCCAAGACCTCGACGACAAGGTGAAAGACAAGCTCCGCCAGAAGCTCCAGCAGGCCGACTGGCTGGTGAAGGCCGTCGAGCAGCGCCGCAACACGCTGATGAAGGTGACGAAGGCGATCATCGACCACCAGCGGGCGTTTTTGGACTTCGGGCCGGAGCACATTCAGCCGCTCAAGATGCAGCAGATCGCCGACCAGGTGAAGGTTCACGTGACGACCGTGAGCCGGGCGGTGGACGACAAGTGGGTGCAGACCCCGCGCGGCGTGTTCCCGCTAAAGCGGTTCTTCGGGGGCGGGAAGGCGAAGGACGAGAACGATGTCAACAGCGAAGTCGTCGCCTACGAAGTGATGAAGCAGAAGCTGCTGGAACTCGTCTCCAACGAGGACAAGGCGAACCCGCTGTCGGACGAGGAACTGGTCGCGCGCCTCAAGGCCGGTGGGTGCCCGGTGGCACGGCGGACGGTGACCAAGTACCGCAAGATGCTGAAGATCCCGAGCAGCCGGCAGCGCAAGGACTGGTCGCTCTCTGGAACTCCGTGA
- a CDS encoding RNA ligase (ATP) — MRTLATVQTVTTAEPIPGADAIEKIRVLGWWVVVKKGEFRPGDRVVYCEIDSLLPEVPDFEFLRPSSYKPAIVDGTGTVLQHAGFRIKTVRLRGQVSQGICFPLSVLPTGTPDGEGADVTEALGVRKWEPPQTGSAGRSKGNFPGFLPKTDETRVQVLEKTLARYQGVEFYLTEKLDGTSFTAFVRAGEFGVCSRNLLLDTTDDTATLVRVAKALGLEERLRTFAAARGHDVAVQGEVIGPGVQQNKYGLKELALKVFNVFDVSTYRYLDRSDMLTAVAELGLEPVPALGTLVLDHGVDELVALSEGTSTLNPKIQREGIVLRPLSEVQDDYLGRLSFKAINPKFLLKYDE, encoded by the coding sequence ATGCGCACGCTCGCTACTGTTCAAACCGTCACCACCGCGGAACCCATTCCCGGAGCCGACGCGATCGAGAAGATCCGCGTCCTGGGCTGGTGGGTGGTCGTCAAAAAAGGCGAATTCCGGCCCGGCGACCGTGTGGTGTACTGCGAAATTGACTCCCTCCTGCCGGAGGTTCCGGACTTCGAGTTCTTGCGCCCGAGCAGCTACAAGCCCGCGATCGTCGACGGCACCGGAACGGTTCTCCAGCACGCCGGGTTCCGCATCAAGACGGTCCGGCTCCGCGGGCAGGTGTCGCAGGGAATCTGCTTTCCCTTGAGCGTACTGCCCACCGGCACACCGGACGGCGAGGGTGCCGACGTCACCGAGGCGCTGGGGGTGCGCAAGTGGGAGCCGCCGCAAACCGGCTCCGCGGGTCGCAGTAAGGGCAACTTCCCAGGGTTCCTACCCAAGACCGACGAGACCCGCGTGCAGGTGCTCGAAAAGACCCTCGCGCGTTACCAGGGGGTGGAGTTCTACCTCACTGAGAAGCTGGACGGCACGTCGTTCACGGCGTTCGTCCGCGCGGGGGAATTTGGGGTGTGCAGCCGGAACCTGCTGCTCGACACCACCGACGACACCGCCACGCTCGTCCGTGTGGCGAAAGCCTTGGGGCTCGAAGAGCGGCTCCGCACGTTCGCCGCCGCCCGCGGGCACGACGTGGCGGTGCAAGGCGAGGTCATCGGTCCGGGGGTCCAGCAGAACAAGTACGGGCTGAAGGAACTGGCGTTGAAGGTGTTTAACGTGTTCGACGTGAGCACCTACCGGTACCTCGACCGCTCGGACATGCTCACAGCGGTGGCGGAACTGGGGCTGGAACCGGTCCCGGCGCTCGGCACGCTTGTACTCGACCACGGGGTCGACGAGCTTGTCGCGCTTTCTGAGGGCACGAGCACCCTGAACCCGAAGATACAGCGCGAGGGGATCGTGTTGCGACCGCTGAGCGAAGTCCAGGACGACTACCTCGGGCGTCTCAGCTTCAAGGCGATCAACCCGAAGTTCCTGCTCAAGTACGACGAGTGA